A region from the Cryptosporangium arvum DSM 44712 genome encodes:
- a CDS encoding putative bifunctional diguanylate cyclase/phosphodiesterase: protein MTERPGRLTRAALLGALLSAGYLPLAWNAPIGPAWIGWIAPGATVLVGLVAVARLVIATPLEDASRRFWRVLWVAVGIIGAGGVGQAVDALSGPGGPTQIMSLRTAGAFVVGLLFVLAALLLLPVGRLSRTQWLTFGLDAATVFAGATLFTWYFALRTMDDFESTNGSALPLVAIVVCGFLGVFALLKVSFAGVRQVDPGALQYLAIAALTGASTAGLAPLLASRPYLNTSFLAFPAAFLFLTVAAERQRRVALAALDAPVEAPRRRTGRALHLLPYVAVALTDGLLLVSSSSRPVIVGTVVLTALVGARQWLSSRENGRLLGQLRSSENRLSHQAGHDGLTGLANRTLFVSRLEESLGPDVAVALLDLDDFKQVNDRLGHGAGDALLVAAAARVQGAVGPSDTVARLGGDEFAVLLRGPVGDRLDRILAALAEPLLVAGDELRIRASIGLAEGWAGATSSELVRRADVAMYAAKAGRDGSWARFVPALDAPAADQARLAAGLRDGLGRGDFRVLYQPIVELPSRRITGVEALVRWHDPERGVIPPDQFIPVAERSGLIVPLGQWVLREACRDASAWPGVYVCVNVSPRQLDDPDFVADVAVALADSGLPADRLVLEVTETAVFNGGPAVDALNLLREMGVRIALDDFGTGQSSLGLLLTCPVDVLKVDKSFVDGVTEPGERAVIVQFLSQVASGLNLDTVAEGVETPEQAERLHELGYRKAQGYLFSKPVPASTLFLDRVLSYR from the coding sequence ATGACCGAACGACCTGGGCGGCTCACCCGGGCGGCCCTGCTCGGTGCCCTGCTGAGCGCGGGCTATCTCCCCCTGGCGTGGAACGCGCCGATCGGCCCGGCCTGGATCGGGTGGATCGCGCCAGGCGCCACCGTGCTCGTCGGGTTGGTGGCGGTCGCGCGCCTGGTGATCGCGACTCCACTGGAGGACGCGTCCCGGCGGTTCTGGCGCGTGCTGTGGGTGGCCGTCGGCATCATCGGCGCCGGCGGGGTCGGTCAGGCCGTGGACGCGCTGTCCGGGCCGGGAGGGCCCACCCAGATCATGTCGCTGCGCACCGCGGGTGCGTTCGTCGTCGGGCTGTTGTTCGTCCTGGCCGCGCTGCTCCTGCTGCCCGTCGGCCGGTTGTCGCGCACCCAGTGGCTGACGTTCGGCCTCGACGCCGCCACGGTCTTTGCCGGTGCAACGCTGTTCACCTGGTACTTCGCGCTGCGCACGATGGACGACTTCGAGTCGACGAACGGGTCGGCGCTGCCGCTCGTCGCGATCGTGGTGTGCGGCTTCCTCGGTGTGTTCGCGCTGCTGAAGGTCTCGTTCGCCGGGGTGCGTCAGGTCGATCCGGGGGCGCTGCAGTACCTGGCGATCGCCGCGCTCACCGGGGCGAGCACGGCCGGGCTGGCGCCGCTGCTCGCGTCCCGGCCGTACCTGAACACCTCGTTCCTGGCGTTCCCGGCCGCGTTCCTGTTCCTCACCGTCGCCGCGGAACGCCAGCGGCGGGTGGCGCTGGCGGCGTTGGACGCCCCCGTCGAGGCGCCGCGCCGGCGCACCGGGCGGGCGCTGCACCTGCTGCCGTACGTGGCGGTCGCGCTCACCGACGGGCTGCTGCTGGTGAGCTCGTCGAGCCGGCCGGTGATCGTCGGCACCGTCGTGCTCACCGCGCTGGTCGGGGCACGTCAGTGGCTCAGTTCCCGGGAGAACGGGCGGCTGCTCGGGCAGCTGCGCTCCTCGGAGAACCGGCTGAGCCACCAGGCCGGCCACGACGGGCTGACCGGGCTGGCGAACCGGACGTTGTTCGTGTCCCGGCTTGAGGAGTCGCTCGGGCCCGACGTCGCCGTCGCGCTCCTCGACCTCGACGACTTCAAACAGGTGAACGACCGGCTGGGGCACGGCGCCGGCGACGCGCTGCTGGTCGCGGCGGCCGCCCGGGTGCAGGGCGCGGTCGGACCGTCGGACACCGTGGCCCGCCTCGGCGGCGACGAGTTCGCGGTGCTGCTGCGTGGCCCGGTCGGTGACCGGCTCGACCGGATCCTGGCCGCGCTGGCCGAGCCGCTGCTCGTCGCCGGTGACGAGCTGCGCATCCGGGCGAGCATCGGGTTGGCCGAGGGCTGGGCCGGCGCGACGTCGAGCGAGCTCGTCCGCCGGGCCGACGTGGCGATGTACGCCGCCAAGGCCGGCCGCGACGGCAGCTGGGCGCGCTTCGTCCCGGCGCTCGACGCCCCGGCCGCCGACCAGGCGCGCCTCGCCGCCGGCCTGCGCGACGGGCTGGGCCGGGGTGACTTCCGGGTGCTCTACCAGCCGATCGTCGAGTTGCCCTCGCGGCGGATCACCGGTGTCGAGGCGCTGGTGCGCTGGCACGATCCGGAGCGCGGGGTCATCCCGCCCGACCAGTTCATCCCGGTGGCCGAGCGCAGCGGGCTGATCGTGCCGCTCGGGCAGTGGGTGCTGCGTGAGGCGTGCCGCGACGCGTCGGCCTGGCCGGGGGTGTACGTGTGCGTGAACGTGTCGCCGCGTCAGCTCGACGATCCGGACTTCGTGGCCGACGTCGCGGTGGCGCTGGCCGACTCGGGTCTGCCGGCGGACCGGCTGGTGCTGGAGGTGACCGAGACCGCGGTGTTCAACGGCGGCCCGGCGGTGGACGCGCTGAACCTGCTGCGCGAGATGGGCGTCCGGATCGCGCTCGACGACTTCGGCACCGGTCAGTCGTCGCTCGGGTTGTTGCTGACCTGCCCGGTCGACGTGTTGAAGGTGGACAAGTCGTTCGTCGACGGGGTCACCGAACCCGGTGAGCGGGCGGTGATCGTGCAGTTCCTCTCGCAGGTCGCGTCGGGGCTGAACCTGGACACCGTCGCCGAGGGGGTCGAGACGCCGGAGCAGGCGGAGCGGCTGCACGAGCTGGGCTACCGCAAGGCGCAGGGGTACCTGTTCTCCAAGCCGGTGCCGGCCTCGACGCTGTTCCTAGATCGGGTTCTGTCCTACCGGTGA
- a CDS encoding ATP-binding protein, whose product MTAAPEIAGIDRGTLPWVGRVLGTEDATPLQFHVALREDAYLQLDDVVVTVRDVPGLGPVLTAGVVTQVTARHEGAQFSSDVFLIADGVLPAQVQEVAEIATTRVEPEVYVPPRPGEPVRRATGEERAIALYFDRMERKVPVGLGRDGTPIYVNLDFLDGTRGAHISISGVSGVATKTSFALFLLYGLFRSGALGRRAVNTKALIFSVKGEDLLFLDHTNTKLDERLRQQYAIMGLPAEPFASTGFFAPPLPGDLTGRPDVRERATGVNAFWWTLHEFCRDELLPFVFADAEDERNQYTMVVHQVAARLRMDAVPAGTDGAIAVDGRQVRTYDQLVDLISDKLSDDNTRSAWAGQVTGIGTVNAFLRRLRSSLRALRPLIRGDLPERPTRRVSTENQQLTVVDLHNLPERAQRFVVGVVLAAETRRKEEAGAGGLLFTMLDELNKYAPREGSSPIKEVLLDIAERGRSLGIILIGAQQTASEVERRIISNSSIKVVGRLDPAEAGRPEYGFLPPGQRQRVTLAKPGTMFVAQPEIPVPLAVEFPFPAWATRSSEAGELGVAAPPPGVNPVTGEIIGGRDPFKRLPSAPADDAPF is encoded by the coding sequence ATGACGGCTGCACCGGAGATCGCGGGAATCGACCGGGGGACGCTTCCCTGGGTAGGCCGGGTGCTGGGCACCGAGGACGCCACTCCGCTGCAGTTCCACGTGGCCCTGCGCGAGGACGCCTACCTCCAGCTCGACGACGTCGTGGTCACCGTGCGGGACGTGCCCGGGCTCGGTCCGGTGCTCACCGCCGGTGTCGTCACCCAGGTCACGGCCCGGCACGAGGGCGCGCAGTTCAGCTCGGACGTGTTCCTGATCGCCGACGGCGTGCTCCCGGCCCAGGTGCAGGAGGTCGCCGAGATCGCCACCACCCGGGTGGAGCCCGAGGTGTACGTGCCGCCGCGCCCGGGGGAGCCGGTGCGGCGCGCCACCGGCGAGGAGCGCGCGATCGCGCTCTACTTCGACCGGATGGAGCGCAAGGTCCCGGTCGGCCTCGGCCGCGACGGCACGCCGATCTACGTCAACCTCGATTTCCTCGACGGCACCCGCGGCGCCCACATCTCGATCTCCGGCGTGTCCGGGGTGGCGACGAAGACGAGCTTCGCGCTCTTCCTCCTCTACGGGCTGTTCCGGTCCGGTGCGCTGGGGCGGCGCGCGGTCAACACGAAGGCGCTGATCTTCAGCGTCAAAGGTGAAGACCTGCTGTTCCTCGACCACACGAACACGAAGCTCGACGAACGTCTTCGCCAGCAGTACGCGATCATGGGCCTGCCGGCCGAGCCGTTCGCGTCCACGGGGTTCTTCGCGCCGCCGCTGCCGGGCGACCTGACCGGCCGGCCCGACGTCCGCGAGCGCGCCACCGGCGTCAACGCGTTCTGGTGGACGCTGCACGAGTTCTGCCGTGACGAGCTGCTGCCGTTCGTGTTCGCCGACGCCGAGGACGAGCGCAACCAGTACACGATGGTCGTCCACCAGGTCGCGGCCCGCCTGCGCATGGACGCGGTGCCGGCCGGCACCGACGGGGCGATCGCGGTCGACGGGCGTCAGGTGCGCACGTACGACCAGCTCGTCGACCTGATCTCCGACAAGCTCAGCGACGACAACACCCGGTCGGCGTGGGCCGGGCAGGTCACCGGTATCGGCACCGTGAACGCGTTCCTGCGCCGGCTGCGCTCGTCGCTGCGTGCGCTGCGCCCGCTGATCCGGGGCGACCTGCCGGAGCGCCCCACCCGCCGGGTGTCCACCGAGAACCAGCAGCTCACCGTCGTCGATCTGCACAACCTGCCGGAGCGGGCCCAGCGGTTCGTCGTGGGTGTCGTGCTGGCCGCCGAGACGCGGCGCAAAGAGGAGGCCGGCGCCGGCGGCCTGTTGTTCACCATGCTCGACGAGTTGAACAAGTACGCGCCGCGTGAAGGGTCGAGCCCGATCAAGGAGGTGCTGCTCGACATCGCCGAGCGGGGCCGTTCGCTGGGCATCATCCTGATCGGCGCGCAGCAGACCGCCAGCGAGGTCGAGCGGCGCATCATCTCCAACAGCTCGATCAAGGTGGTGGGCCGGCTCGATCCGGCCGAGGCGGGGCGGCCCGAGTACGGCTTCCTGCCGCCCGGCCAGCGCCAACGCGTGACGCTGGCCAAGCCCGGCACGATGTTCGTCGCGCAGCCGGAGATCCCGGTGCCGCTCGCGGTCGAGTTCCCGTTCCCGGCCTGGGCCACCCGGTCGAGCGAGGCCGGCGAGCTGGGCGTGGCCGCGCCGCCGCCCGGAGTGAACCCGGTGACCGGCGAGATCATCGGCGGGCGCGACCCGTTCAAGCGCCTGCCGTCCGCCCCCGCCGACGACGCCCCGTTCTGA
- a CDS encoding winged helix-turn-helix domain-containing protein yields the protein MTDPRFDELIHAPTRLGIVAQLAAADWVVFKFLRDSLNLSDSALSKQLTTLNEAGYVEIHKALAGKRPRTTVRLTPAGRAAFEGHVAALEDIVARSRSSLRPEPSPSDAS from the coding sequence ATGACCGACCCCCGGTTCGACGAGCTCATCCACGCCCCGACGCGGCTCGGCATCGTCGCTCAGCTGGCCGCGGCCGACTGGGTCGTGTTCAAGTTTCTCCGCGACTCGCTGAACCTGTCCGACTCGGCGCTGTCCAAGCAGCTCACGACGTTGAACGAGGCCGGGTACGTGGAAATCCACAAGGCCTTAGCCGGTAAGCGGCCGCGCACCACCGTGCGGCTCACACCGGCCGGGCGGGCGGCGTTCGAGGGGCACGTCGCCGCCCTCGAGGACATCGTGGCGCGGTCCCGCTCCTCGCTCCGCCCCGAACCGTCCCCCTCCGACGCGTCGTAG
- a CDS encoding exonuclease SbcCD subunit D: MKFLHTSDWHVGKVLKGRNRLDEQRAVLREIVGLARTHEVDAVLVAGDLYDSAAPSAEAQELVVRALMALRDTGAEVIAIAGNHDHPRTFDAYRPLMNIAGITMVGSVRTAESGGVVSFTAPHTGEPVKLAVLPFLSQRHAVKAAELVAKTPAENSAGYDQLIRDLLNTLTAGFGDDAVNLVTAHLTVTGGALGGGERAAQSIFEYHVPAGAFPADAHYVALGHLHRRQTLPAACPVVYSGAPIAVDFGEQDNTPTVCLVEATPSTPARTTDLPLTSAKRLRTLHGTIAELGERAAEHAEDYLRVVVREPARAGLREEVQAILPGALEVRIDPEFAAPLQTTRPDRRDDQSGPAELFAEFLTERKIVDERVQSLFTRLHDEVTTG; the protein is encoded by the coding sequence GTGAAGTTCCTGCACACGTCCGACTGGCATGTGGGCAAGGTCCTCAAGGGCCGCAACCGCCTCGACGAGCAGCGCGCCGTCCTGCGCGAGATCGTGGGGCTCGCCCGCACCCACGAGGTCGACGCGGTACTGGTCGCCGGTGACCTCTACGACTCCGCGGCCCCGAGCGCCGAGGCCCAGGAACTCGTCGTCCGCGCGCTGATGGCGTTGCGCGACACCGGCGCCGAAGTGATCGCGATCGCCGGCAACCACGACCACCCCCGCACGTTCGACGCCTACCGGCCGCTGATGAACATCGCCGGCATCACGATGGTCGGGTCGGTGCGCACCGCCGAGTCCGGCGGCGTCGTGAGCTTCACCGCGCCGCACACCGGCGAACCGGTGAAGCTCGCGGTCCTGCCGTTCCTCTCGCAGCGGCACGCGGTCAAAGCGGCCGAGCTCGTCGCCAAGACCCCGGCCGAGAACAGCGCGGGGTACGACCAGCTGATCCGCGATCTGCTCAACACCCTCACCGCGGGCTTCGGCGACGACGCGGTCAACCTCGTCACCGCGCACCTCACGGTCACCGGCGGCGCACTCGGCGGCGGCGAGCGCGCGGCGCAGTCGATCTTCGAGTACCACGTCCCGGCCGGCGCGTTCCCGGCCGACGCGCACTACGTCGCGCTCGGGCACCTGCACCGTCGGCAGACGCTCCCGGCGGCGTGCCCGGTGGTCTACTCCGGAGCACCGATCGCCGTCGACTTCGGCGAGCAGGACAACACGCCGACGGTGTGCCTGGTCGAGGCCACCCCGTCCACCCCGGCGCGCACCACGGATCTCCCGCTCACCAGCGCGAAACGGCTCCGCACGCTGCACGGCACGATCGCCGAGCTGGGCGAGCGGGCCGCCGAGCACGCCGAGGACTACCTGCGCGTCGTCGTCCGCGAACCGGCCCGGGCCGGCCTGCGCGAGGAGGTGCAGGCGATTCTTCCGGGCGCGCTCGAAGTACGCATCGACCCGGAGTTCGCGGCCCCGCTGCAGACCACCCGGCCCGACCGGCGCGACGATCAGAGCGGCCCGGCCGAGCTGTTCGCCGAGTTCCTCACCGAACGCAAGATCGTCGACGAGCGGGTGCAGAGCCTCTTCACCCGCCTGCACGACGAAGTCACCACGGGCTAG
- a CDS encoding AAA family ATPase yields MRPVLLAMDGFGSFREPTTVDFAEADYFALVGPTGAGKSTVIDAITFALFGSVPRWDDKRKVSLALAPTAARGTVRLVFDVGPERYVIVRELRRAASGAVTVKNVRLEHLADPAALGDLEDDTELVAADKEATPAVETLLGLTFEHFCTCVVLPQGDFAEFLHARAGDRQKILVKLLGLEVYDQIAKAANTEAAREKQNADLLGDQLLRYGDATEDAQRAAQARVTALAGAESRVAAALPVLASASAEARTAREAVARLTAERDRLTAVEVPESLGELDARLRSARAEATRAQEALAEAESADSAARAAVAAAPARGPLEQARRAHAELASVRAGRAALVDRQATAATALSAAEARVAAADQAVEQARTAQLEATAGAEAAREAVARLTAERDRLAAVRVPAGLNELDARLRAAREVASRAAAALTEAEAADSAARAAVSVAPPRGPVEEARRARHELDAAVDGRPALVERRSRAAAGLDAAERTVAEAREAVEQARAARESDARARTAAVLRPHLVAGEPCPVCEQTVATLPPPLDDQAGTADADRRIAAAQRAADTAAADRSTAAAVLRDAEAALAAADETIARRQAALGAESLRVTVHGDGAGSVEILGLADLERWLTARDALDTAARAADRELVAARSARADADRDAAKVDAESSGVRTALRETRDAVAALGAPAGLVEDVAAGWDALATWASSAAAERTTALTAAGRAETTAAKALTAAEKTLAQTQQQLADARRAHTEATRAEQRAAAELTAADRTAETLTAQLGDAPGAEELARSLAELDALDTEVRAADERLRTARTALGAAQRTAKEAYEQVAATVRGLTAVREPLVALGAPAIPSDDPVGGWRAFADWASAAAAERVDQLAEAEQTVHTADRALADHEQALRDLLADLGIPLPADGAALPSARPVAEIAPTAVARALAEARAAEARITERRTECADLVQRRDAAETAQQVARQLGQLLRSDAFPRWLVASALDLLVSEASATLAELSGGQFALTHEAGEFVVVDRADADSRRPVKTLSGGETFQASLALALALSAHLSTMAASGAARLDSIFLDEGFGTLDEATLEVVAATLENLAAGGDRMVGLVTHVAALAERVPVRFEVSRDQRTSVVTKVVQ; encoded by the coding sequence ATGCGCCCCGTGCTCCTCGCCATGGACGGGTTCGGTTCGTTCCGGGAACCCACCACCGTCGACTTCGCCGAAGCCGACTACTTCGCGCTGGTGGGCCCCACCGGCGCCGGCAAGTCGACGGTGATCGACGCGATCACGTTCGCGCTCTTCGGCAGCGTCCCCCGCTGGGACGACAAGCGGAAGGTATCGCTGGCGCTGGCCCCCACGGCCGCCCGCGGCACGGTCCGGCTGGTGTTCGACGTCGGGCCCGAGCGGTACGTGATCGTGCGTGAGCTGCGCCGGGCGGCGTCCGGCGCGGTCACGGTCAAGAACGTCCGGCTGGAGCACCTGGCCGATCCGGCGGCGCTCGGCGACCTCGAGGACGACACCGAGCTGGTCGCGGCGGACAAGGAAGCCACGCCGGCGGTGGAGACCCTGCTCGGGTTGACGTTCGAGCACTTCTGCACCTGCGTCGTGCTGCCCCAGGGCGATTTCGCGGAGTTCCTGCACGCCCGCGCCGGCGACCGGCAGAAGATCCTGGTCAAGCTGCTCGGCCTGGAGGTCTACGACCAGATCGCCAAGGCCGCGAACACCGAGGCGGCCCGGGAGAAGCAGAACGCCGATCTGCTGGGTGACCAGCTCCTGCGTTACGGCGACGCCACCGAGGATGCGCAGCGCGCGGCGCAGGCCCGGGTCACCGCGCTGGCCGGGGCCGAGAGCCGGGTCGCCGCCGCGCTGCCGGTGCTGGCGTCCGCGTCCGCCGAGGCCCGCACCGCCCGCGAGGCCGTGGCCCGGCTCACCGCCGAGCGGGACCGGCTCACCGCGGTCGAGGTGCCCGAGAGCCTGGGCGAGCTCGACGCGCGGCTCCGCTCCGCCCGCGCCGAGGCCACCCGGGCCCAGGAGGCCCTCGCCGAAGCCGAGAGCGCCGACTCCGCCGCCCGCGCCGCGGTGGCCGCCGCACCCGCCCGCGGCCCGTTGGAGCAGGCCCGGCGCGCCCACGCCGAACTGGCGTCGGTGCGGGCGGGCCGCGCCGCGCTGGTGGACCGGCAGGCCACCGCGGCCACCGCGCTGAGCGCCGCGGAAGCGCGGGTCGCCGCCGCCGACCAGGCCGTCGAGCAGGCCCGCACCGCGCAGCTCGAAGCCACCGCCGGGGCCGAGGCCGCCCGCGAGGCCGTGGCCCGGCTCACCGCCGAACGCGACCGGCTCGCCGCCGTGCGGGTGCCGGCCGGCCTGAACGAGCTCGACGCCCGGCTCCGCGCCGCGCGTGAGGTGGCGTCGCGGGCGGCGGCCGCGCTCACCGAGGCGGAGGCCGCCGACTCCGCGGCCCGCGCGGCGGTCAGCGTCGCCCCGCCCCGCGGCCCGGTGGAGGAGGCCCGGCGGGCCCGCCACGAGCTGGATGCCGCGGTCGACGGCCGGCCGGCGCTGGTCGAGCGCCGCTCCCGGGCGGCGGCCGGGCTGGACGCCGCCGAACGCACGGTCGCCGAGGCCAGGGAGGCGGTCGAGCAGGCCCGGGCGGCCCGGGAGTCCGACGCCCGCGCCCGCACCGCCGCCGTCCTGCGTCCGCACCTGGTGGCGGGGGAGCCGTGCCCGGTCTGCGAACAGACCGTGGCCACCCTCCCGCCGCCGCTCGACGACCAGGCCGGCACCGCCGACGCCGACCGCCGCATCGCCGCGGCCCAGCGCGCCGCCGACACCGCCGCCGCGGACCGCTCGACCGCCGCGGCGGTCCTCCGCGACGCCGAAGCCGCTCTGGCCGCCGCCGACGAGACGATCGCCCGCAGGCAGGCCGCGCTCGGCGCGGAGAGCCTGCGGGTCACCGTCCACGGCGACGGGGCCGGCTCGGTGGAGATTCTCGGGCTCGCCGACCTCGAGCGCTGGCTCACCGCGCGCGACGCGCTCGACACCGCCGCCCGCGCGGCCGACCGCGAACTCGTGGCCGCACGCAGCGCCCGCGCCGACGCCGACCGCGACGCGGCCAAGGTCGACGCGGAGTCCAGCGGCGTGCGCACCGCGCTGCGCGAGACCCGCGACGCCGTGGCCGCGCTCGGAGCACCCGCCGGGCTCGTCGAGGACGTCGCGGCCGGCTGGGACGCGCTGGCGACCTGGGCGTCGTCGGCCGCCGCCGAGCGCACCACCGCGCTCACCGCCGCCGGCCGGGCCGAAACCACCGCCGCGAAGGCACTCACCGCCGCGGAGAAGACCCTCGCGCAGACCCAACAGCAGCTGGCCGACGCCCGGCGCGCGCACACCGAGGCCACGCGGGCCGAGCAGCGCGCCGCGGCCGAACTCACCGCCGCCGACCGCACCGCCGAAACCCTCACCGCGCAGCTCGGCGACGCACCCGGCGCGGAGGAGCTGGCCCGGTCCCTGGCCGAGCTCGACGCCCTCGACACCGAGGTGCGCGCCGCCGACGAACGCCTGCGCACCGCCCGCACCGCGCTCGGCGCCGCCCAGCGCACCGCGAAGGAGGCGTACGAGCAGGTGGCGGCCACCGTCCGCGGGCTCACCGCGGTGCGCGAGCCGCTGGTGGCGCTGGGCGCCCCGGCGATCCCGTCCGACGACCCGGTCGGGGGGTGGCGGGCGTTCGCCGACTGGGCGTCGGCCGCCGCGGCCGAGCGGGTGGATCAGCTGGCGGAGGCCGAACAGACGGTGCACACGGCCGACCGCGCGCTGGCCGACCACGAACAGGCGCTGCGTGACCTGCTCGCCGACCTCGGCATCCCGCTCCCGGCCGACGGCGCCGCGCTCCCGTCGGCCCGGCCGGTCGCCGAGATCGCGCCGACGGCGGTCGCGCGGGCGCTCGCGGAGGCCCGCGCCGCCGAGGCGCGGATCACCGAGCGGCGCACGGAATGCGCCGACCTGGTCCAACGCCGCGATGCCGCGGAGACCGCCCAGCAGGTGGCCCGGCAGCTCGGCCAGCTGCTCCGGTCGGACGCCTTCCCGCGCTGGCTGGTGGCCTCCGCGCTCGACCTGCTCGTCTCCGAGGCCTCCGCGACGCTCGCCGAACTGTCCGGCGGGCAGTTCGCGCTCACCCACGAGGCCGGCGAGTTCGTCGTCGTGGACCGGGCCGACGCCGACAGCCGCCGCCCGGTCAAGACGCTCTCCGGCGGGGAGACCTTCCAGGCGAGCCTGGCGCTGGCGCTCGCGCTCTCCGCGCACCTGTCGACGATGGCCGCGTCCGGCGCCGCCCGCCTCGACTCGATCTTCCTCGACGAGGGCTTCGGCACGCTCGACGAGGCGACGCTCGAAGTGGTGGCGGCGACGCTGGAGAACCTCGCCGCCGGAGGTGACCGGATGGTCGGGCTGGTCACGCACGTGGCCGCGCTCGCCGAACGGGTGCCGGTACGGTTCGAGGTCAGCCGCGACCAGCGCACGTCCGTGGTGACGAAGGTGGTGCAATGA
- a CDS encoding GAF domain-containing sensor histidine kinase, which produces MRSAATRMRFGFAIVIVFLVLAAVVEFASGALHGGIFSLGGAILVGLIGVRLGREIAQPLDALGDVLHRAAAGDLTARAPLGGPKEAATVYAAANTVIAECEQATSVEETRRLVRRLADPNGETPSAKGPEAALADVVPRVGAALAVDRVFVRVTAGKTYVAQWQRDGLQPVSDELPLLPPDPRSSEPVGTPDAHTNLRGDPILYGDTPRARAARTLTEDADARALVTTRISVAGKPCGALMVMDSGGPRSWTPGELDLLTSVAADLSRMVENAQLRADQRRLESEKQLFIATASHELRTPLASVLGYLELLAVGDFGGLTEDQLNAIRVVERNTTRLHELVLDLLTISGIGPAGDLTERPPVDLSDVAMKVITETEALATEAQLELRYQEKDPATVLGESRQIERALTALVHNAIVFTPAGGSITITLDRDTGDGRPIGTARLAVADTGIGIPEAERGRALEPFYRGTNALERGIAGSGLGLSIVAMVAQQHAGTVTLTARPGGGTEATIHLPLAQYTAAAVSGAIIGWS; this is translated from the coding sequence GTGCGGTCGGCGGCCACGCGGATGCGCTTCGGCTTCGCGATCGTGATCGTCTTCCTCGTGCTCGCGGCCGTCGTCGAGTTCGCCTCCGGTGCCCTGCACGGCGGGATCTTCTCGCTGGGAGGCGCGATCCTGGTCGGCCTGATCGGGGTTCGTCTCGGCCGCGAGATCGCCCAGCCGCTCGACGCCCTCGGGGACGTCCTGCACCGGGCCGCCGCCGGTGATCTCACCGCGCGTGCGCCGCTCGGCGGGCCGAAGGAGGCCGCCACCGTCTACGCGGCCGCGAACACCGTCATCGCCGAGTGCGAGCAGGCGACCTCGGTCGAGGAGACCCGCCGGCTGGTGCGCCGCCTCGCCGATCCCAACGGCGAGACCCCGAGCGCCAAGGGGCCCGAGGCCGCCCTCGCGGACGTCGTGCCCCGCGTCGGCGCCGCGCTCGCCGTCGACCGGGTGTTCGTGCGGGTCACCGCGGGGAAGACCTATGTCGCGCAGTGGCAGCGCGACGGGCTCCAGCCGGTGTCGGACGAGCTCCCGCTGCTGCCGCCCGACCCGCGCAGCTCCGAGCCGGTGGGAACTCCGGACGCCCACACGAACCTGCGCGGCGACCCGATCCTGTACGGCGACACCCCGCGTGCCCGCGCCGCCCGCACGCTCACCGAGGACGCCGATGCCCGGGCGCTCGTCACCACCCGCATCTCGGTGGCCGGCAAGCCGTGTGGCGCGCTGATGGTGATGGACAGCGGCGGCCCCCGGAGCTGGACGCCCGGCGAGCTCGACCTGCTCACCTCGGTCGCCGCCGACCTGAGCCGGATGGTGGAGAACGCGCAGCTGCGCGCCGACCAGCGTCGGCTGGAGAGCGAGAAGCAGTTGTTCATCGCGACCGCGTCCCACGAATTGCGGACGCCGCTCGCGAGCGTCCTCGGCTACCTCGAGCTGCTGGCGGTCGGCGACTTCGGCGGGCTCACCGAGGACCAGCTCAACGCGATCCGGGTCGTCGAGCGCAACACCACCCGCCTGCACGAACTGGTGCTCGACCTGCTGACGATCTCCGGCATCGGACCGGCCGGCGACCTCACCGAGCGGCCGCCGGTCGACCTCAGTGACGTCGCCATGAAGGTCATCACGGAAACCGAGGCGCTGGCCACCGAGGCTCAGCTCGAGCTGCGTTACCAGGAGAAGGACCCGGCGACCGTGCTCGGAGAGTCCCGGCAGATCGAGCGGGCGCTCACCGCGCTCGTGCACAACGCGATCGTGTTCACCCCGGCGGGCGGATCGATCACGATCACGCTGGACCGCGACACCGGGGACGGCCGACCGATCGGCACCGCGCGGCTCGCCGTCGCCGACACCGGGATCGGTATCCCGGAGGCCGAGCGCGGGCGCGCGCTCGAACCGTTCTACCGGGGGACCAACGCGCTCGAACGCGGCATCGCCGGGTCGGGGCTCGGGCTGTCCATCGTGGCGATGGTCGCGCAGCAACACGCCGGAACGGTGACGCTCACCGCCCGGCCCGGCGGCGGCACCGAAGCCACGATCCACCTGCCGCTGGCCCAGTACACCGCGGCCGCGGTGTCCGGCGCGATCATCGGTTGGAGCTAG